A genome region from Nocardia sp. NBC_01730 includes the following:
- the hisG gene encoding ATP phosphoribosyltransferase: protein MLRVAVPNKGALSESAVSILAEAGYRKRTDSRDLTVLDPANQVEFFFLRPKDIAIYVGSGELDLGITGRDLALDSGAPVQERLALGFGRSAFRYAAPAGPEWKVEDLYDKRIATSYPNLVLSDLRRRGIEAEVIRLDGAVEISIQLGVADAIADVVGSGRTLRQHNLVAFGESLCDSEGVLIERKDADQRDRARNQLVARVQGVVFAQQYLMLDYDCPKDLLDRAFAITPGLESPTVAPLADTGWVAVRALVPRNQGNELMDQLADLGAKAILATDIRSCRAF from the coding sequence ATGCTGCGTGTCGCAGTCCCCAACAAAGGCGCCCTGTCCGAATCCGCCGTCTCGATCCTCGCGGAGGCGGGGTACCGCAAGCGCACCGATTCGCGTGACCTGACTGTCCTGGACCCGGCCAACCAGGTCGAGTTCTTCTTCCTGCGGCCCAAGGACATCGCCATCTACGTCGGCTCGGGCGAACTCGACCTCGGCATCACCGGCCGCGATCTCGCCCTGGATTCCGGTGCACCCGTGCAGGAACGGCTCGCGCTCGGCTTCGGGCGCTCCGCCTTCCGTTACGCCGCGCCCGCCGGACCGGAGTGGAAGGTCGAGGATCTCTACGACAAGCGCATCGCGACCTCCTATCCGAACCTGGTGCTGAGTGATCTGCGGCGGCGGGGCATCGAGGCCGAGGTGATCCGCCTGGACGGCGCGGTGGAGATCTCCATCCAGCTCGGCGTCGCCGACGCCATCGCTGATGTCGTGGGCTCCGGGCGCACCCTGCGCCAGCACAACCTGGTCGCGTTCGGCGAATCGCTGTGCGACTCGGAGGGTGTGCTCATCGAGCGCAAGGACGCCGACCAGCGCGACCGGGCCCGCAATCAGCTCGTCGCCCGCGTCCAGGGTGTCGTCTTCGCCCAGCAGTACCTGATGCTGGACTACGACTGCCCCAAGGACCTCCTCGACCGAGCATTCGCGATCACCCCGGGGCTGGAGTCGCCGACTGTGGCGCCGCTGGCCGACACCGGTTGGGTCGCGGTGCGCGCCCTCGTGCCACGCAACCAGGGCAACGAGCTGATGGACCAGCTGGCTGACCTGGGCGCGAAAGCTATCCTGGCTACCGATATCCGCTCCTGCCGCGCATTCTGA
- a CDS encoding choline/carnitine O-acyltransferase — MTERTFAADDHLPRVPLPTLEDSCGRFLQWCAPLLAADELATTRAAVGDLLRADGPGRTLQAALAEYDATPGVGSWLDLFWPSRYLGRRDRIALNANFFFLFRDDTPLAMSTAATQVDRASGIISAAVDYKLALDQEAIPPVTQRGQKLSMWQNKYLFSETRIPGAEQDTVRVPYSDEWPGHSEARHIVVFFRGSMFRMDVLGPDGAPYSPEDLADGLRAVLKAGARPARTDSAVGHLTTKARAEWAASRQTLSTEPANVAALDAVETALFAICLEDFTPRDELHACDQLLHGDSANRWFDKSVSFIVFGDGQAGINVEHCGLDGTTILSFVDTLLETPVPKHAARSGAQAQGLPAVEPIEFVLDAAQRADIAGAGAAFARYAAENATQTVTFPDFGTARAKQLGISPDAFAQLSYQLAHRRSKGITGATYESIATRQYRNGRTEAMRVVTPEMVAFVDMMQDPDADPESKLAAARTAASAHVERAKQCQAGDAPEQHLWELQWIQRRRGAELGVTDPIPLYDSPGWTILRDDYLSTSSAPSVNIRYFGFGSTSSRCIGVAYVLLPDRWNLYLATPTPVADQMYAFADHLRAAVADLEALLAGS; from the coding sequence TTGACCGAACGCACCTTCGCCGCCGACGACCACCTACCCAGGGTGCCCCTGCCGACGCTGGAGGACAGCTGCGGCCGGTTCCTGCAGTGGTGCGCGCCGCTGCTGGCCGCAGACGAACTCGCCACCACCCGAGCCGCGGTCGGCGACCTGCTGCGCGCCGACGGACCGGGCCGCACGCTGCAGGCGGCACTCGCGGAGTACGACGCGACCCCCGGTGTGGGCAGCTGGCTGGATCTGTTCTGGCCGTCGCGGTATCTGGGCAGGCGGGATCGGATCGCCCTGAACGCGAACTTCTTCTTCCTGTTCCGCGACGACACCCCGCTGGCCATGTCCACCGCCGCGACACAGGTGGACCGCGCGTCCGGAATCATCTCCGCCGCCGTCGACTACAAGCTGGCCCTCGATCAAGAGGCCATCCCGCCGGTGACCCAGCGCGGGCAGAAACTGTCGATGTGGCAGAACAAGTACCTGTTCTCCGAGACCCGGATCCCGGGTGCGGAGCAGGACACCGTGCGGGTGCCCTACAGCGACGAGTGGCCGGGCCACTCCGAGGCCAGGCACATCGTGGTGTTTTTCCGGGGCAGCATGTTCCGGATGGACGTGCTGGGTCCGGACGGTGCGCCGTACTCGCCGGAGGATCTCGCCGATGGTCTGCGCGCGGTGCTGAAGGCGGGCGCGCGGCCGGCCCGCACCGACAGCGCGGTCGGGCACCTGACCACGAAGGCCCGCGCCGAATGGGCGGCCAGCAGGCAGACGCTCTCGACCGAACCGGCCAACGTCGCGGCGCTGGACGCCGTCGAGACCGCGCTGTTCGCGATCTGTCTCGAGGACTTCACCCCGCGTGACGAGCTGCACGCCTGCGATCAGCTGTTGCACGGGGACAGCGCGAACCGGTGGTTCGACAAGTCGGTGTCGTTCATCGTCTTCGGCGATGGACAGGCGGGCATCAACGTCGAACACTGCGGGCTGGACGGCACCACCATTCTGTCCTTCGTCGACACCCTGCTGGAAACCCCGGTACCGAAGCACGCCGCCCGGTCCGGAGCGCAGGCGCAGGGCCTGCCCGCGGTCGAGCCGATCGAGTTCGTGCTCGATGCGGCGCAACGAGCCGACATCGCAGGGGCGGGTGCCGCCTTCGCCCGCTACGCCGCGGAGAACGCCACGCAGACGGTGACCTTCCCGGACTTCGGCACCGCCCGAGCCAAGCAGCTCGGTATCTCCCCGGACGCGTTCGCGCAGCTGAGCTACCAGCTCGCCCACCGGCGCAGCAAGGGAATCACCGGCGCCACCTACGAGTCCATCGCGACCAGGCAGTACCGCAACGGCCGTACCGAGGCGATGCGGGTGGTCACCCCGGAGATGGTCGCCTTCGTGGACATGATGCAGGACCCGGACGCGGACCCCGAGTCGAAACTCGCGGCCGCGCGGACAGCGGCAAGCGCGCACGTGGAGCGGGCCAAACAGTGTCAGGCAGGCGACGCGCCCGAACAGCACCTGTGGGAGCTGCAGTGGATCCAGCGGCGCCGTGGTGCGGAACTGGGTGTCACGGACCCGATCCCGCTCTACGACAGCCCAGGCTGGACCATCCTGCGCGACGACTACCTGAGCACCAGCTCGGCGCCGTCGGTCAACATCCGCTACTTCGGTTTCGGCTCCACCAGCTCCCGGTGCATCGGTGTCGCCTACGTCTTGCTCCCGGACCGGTGGAACCTCTACCTGGCCACGCCGACGCCGGTCGCGGACCAGATGTACGCGTTCGCTGACCACCTCCGCGCGGCGGTCGCCGACCTGGAGGCGCTGCTGGCCGGAAGCTGA
- a CDS encoding RecB family exonuclease, which yields MSSPVSTPPADDAQASEPDTRVSRARPALSPSRAMDFKQCPLKYRFRAIDRIPEPPSRDAVRGTVVHAVLEDLYGLPAVERLPERADTLVPTAWARVRAERPEVAELLADEQLDTFLGDVRALIRRYYRLEDPTGFDPESREARVEVELADGALLRGFVDRIDIAPSGALRVVDYKTGRAPGPTQETRTLFQLKFYALVLLRTRGIVPAQLRLIYLADEQILTYAPDEEELLRFERTLSALWTAILDAGRTGEFPPNPSWLCSYCDYKPLCPEFGGTPPPYPGWPAGGTDESPEETLADAVSE from the coding sequence ATGTCCTCGCCCGTGTCCACGCCCCCTGCCGACGACGCGCAGGCATCCGAGCCCGACACGAGAGTGAGCCGCGCACGGCCCGCGCTGTCTCCTTCGCGGGCAATGGATTTCAAGCAGTGCCCGTTGAAATACCGGTTCCGGGCGATCGACCGGATTCCGGAGCCGCCGTCTCGGGACGCGGTGCGCGGCACGGTGGTACACGCGGTGTTGGAAGACCTGTACGGGCTGCCCGCGGTCGAGCGCCTACCCGAGCGCGCTGACACGCTGGTGCCGACGGCCTGGGCGCGGGTGCGCGCCGAGCGACCGGAGGTGGCCGAGCTGCTCGCCGACGAGCAGCTCGATACGTTTCTCGGCGATGTGCGCGCGCTGATCCGGCGTTACTACCGGCTGGAGGATCCGACCGGCTTCGACCCGGAATCGCGGGAGGCTCGGGTGGAAGTCGAGCTCGCCGACGGCGCGCTGTTACGCGGGTTCGTCGACCGAATCGATATCGCGCCCTCCGGCGCGCTGCGGGTGGTGGACTACAAGACCGGCCGCGCGCCGGGTCCCACGCAGGAGACCAGGACACTGTTCCAGCTGAAGTTCTACGCGCTGGTTCTGCTGCGCACCCGCGGTATCGTGCCCGCCCAGCTGCGGCTGATCTACCTGGCCGACGAGCAGATCCTCACCTACGCCCCCGATGAGGAGGAGTTGCTGCGCTTCGAGCGCACATTGTCAGCGCTGTGGACGGCCATCCTGGATGCCGGCCGCACCGGCGAATTCCCGCCGAATCCGAGCTGGCTGTGCTCCTACTGCGACTACAAACCGCTCTGCCCGGAATTCGGCGGCACGCCGCCGCCCTACCCGGGCTGGCCGGCCGGTGGCACGGACGAGTCGCCGGAGGAGACCCTGGCGGATGCGGTGTCCGAGTGA
- a CDS encoding phosphoribosyl-ATP diphosphatase, giving the protein MKQWLIVKNFETLFAELQDRAVNRPAGSGTVAALDAGVHSQGKKVLEEAGEVWLAAEHESDESLAEEISQLLYWVQVLMVGRGLKLEDVYRHL; this is encoded by the coding sequence CTGAAACAATGGCTCATCGTGAAGAACTTCGAAACCCTGTTCGCCGAGCTGCAGGATCGTGCGGTCAACCGCCCCGCGGGGTCCGGAACCGTTGCCGCGCTGGACGCCGGCGTGCATAGCCAGGGTAAGAAGGTGCTCGAGGAGGCCGGTGAGGTGTGGCTGGCCGCCGAACACGAGAGCGACGAGTCGCTCGCCGAGGAGATCTCCCAGCTGCTGTACTGGGTGCAGGTGCTGATGGTGGGTCGCGGGCTGAAGCTCGAAGACGTGTACCGACATCTGTGA